A stretch of DNA from Leucobacter luti:
TTCTTCGCTATGGCTGCTGCGCTGCAGTGGCCCATGTCTTCGCTCGGCTACCTTTACTCGCTGCTGATTGATACGCGGACCGCGACGGATCGCGTCTTCGATGTGTTCGACGCACCGGTCACGATCACGGATCCGGCCACGCCTCGCACCATCACGGAGCCACGCGGCGAGCTCGCGTTCCGGGGTGTTCGCTTCCACTACCCGGACGCGGCGGGTGCGCCCGATCTGCTCACGGGGGTCGACCTCGTGCTGCGGCCGGGCGAGACGATGGCTGTGGTGGGCACCACTGGGAGTGGGAAGACGACACTCACCACGTTGCCGACTCGGCTGTTCGACGTGACAGGTGGTGCGGTGGAACTCGACGGCGTCGATGTGCGCGAGTTGCGGCTCGAAGAATTGCGCCGCAGGATCGGCGTCGCGTTTGAAGAGCCGATCCTGTTTTCCGCCTCGGTGCGTGAAAACGTGCTGCTCGGGCGAGCGGATCTCGATCCGATGAGCCCAGAAGCTGACGCAGTGCTCGCTGAGGCGCTTGACGTTGCGCAGGCCGGCTTCGCGACTGAGCTGCCTGACGGCGTTGACACCGAAGTGGGGGAGGAGGGGCTGTCGCTCTCCGGCGGGCAACGGCAGCGACTCGCGCTCGCGCGCGTGGTGGCGGCTGCCCCCGACGTGCTCGTGCTCGACGATCCGCTGTCTGCTCTCGATGTCGACACTGAAGCGCTCGTCGAGGCTGCGCTGCGGCGCGTGCTCGCCAACACCACGGCGCTGATTGTGGCGCACCGTCCTTCGACGGTGGCGATGGCGGATCGGGTCGCGGTGCTCTGGGATGGCCGGATTGAGGCCGTCGGCACTCACGCTGAGCTGCTGCGTGAGAACGAGCACTACCGCTACTTGATTGCAACGATTGACCAGACGGAGGACCGCGCATGAGCCCCGAGACCGTTCGCGGTACCCGCGGCGAAGACCGCGACCAGTACACCAGAGAGGAAAGCCGTGCCATCCGGCGCCGCTCGTTGCGCCTGCTTGGCTCGATCCTCAAACCGCTGAAGCTCCTGATTCTCCTCACGGCGATCGTGATCGTCGTATCCACCGCAATGCGCGCGATCGGGCCGACGCTCATCGCTTTTGGCATCGATGAGGCACTCCCGCGCGCTGTTGACCAGGGCGACTGGGGGCCGGCTATTGGAGTGGGTCTCGCGTTCCTCGTTTCGGGCGGTGTCGGGGCGGCATTCGTCGGCTGGTATGTCGTGCTCATCGCCAAGCTCACACAGGCCGTCATGATGGAACTGCGCACCCGGATCTTCCGGCACACTCAGCGCCTCAGCCTCGAGTTCCATGAGGGCTATACCTCCGGCCGCATCATTGCGCGGCAGACGAGCGATCTTGAGTCGATCCAGGAGCTGCTTGACGGCAGCCTGAACGAGCTCATTGACGCAATCTTGATTGGCAGTTTCACGCTGCTCATGCTGTTCTTGATCGATTGGCGCAGCGGTCTCGTGCTCCTTGGCATGGGGATTCCGCTCGTGATCCTCATGCGCTGGTTCGTGGTGGAATCGCAGAAGGGCTTCCGCTCGACGCGCGTTGTCAGCGCACGGCTCATCGTGCAGTTCGTCGAAACCATGACCGGGATCCGTGCCGTGCAGGCGTTCCGTCGTGAGAAGCGCAACCGCGACGAATTCGCGCGGGTATCTGACGATTACCGGCGTGCGAATCTCCGTGTGTTCCGACTCTTTGGCGTGCTAGATCCCGGCCTGATCCTGCTCGCGAATGTGACGATCGCGATCGTGCTGTTCTGGGGAGCGCTGCGCGTGATCGACGGTGGCCTCGCCATTGGCGTGCTGCTTGCCACGGTGCTGTACGTGCGCAACTTCTTCGGACCGATCGAAGAGGTGGCCATGTTCCTGAACTCCTATCAATCGGCCACCGCGGCACTCGAGAAGGTGTCGGGCGTGCTCGAAGAGGATCCGTCGGTGCAGGATCCAGCGGTGCCAGCGAGCCTCCCTGAGGCCCGTGGCGAGCTGGAGTTTGCAGACGTGAGCTTTGGCTACGGCGCCGGCCGGACCGTGCTGACCGACTGCTCACTCGTGATCCCCGCGGGCCAGACCGTCGCGCTCGTTGGGACGACCGGCGCGGGGAAATCGACGCTGGCGAAGCTCGTGGCGCGGTTCTACGATCCGACTCAGGGCAGTGTTTCCCTGGACGGAGTGGACCTGCGTGAACTGGATCCGGCTGATCTGCGCCGTGCCATCGTGATGGTGACCCAGGAGGCGTACCTGTTTAGCGGGACAGTGGCCGAGAATATTGCGCTGGGGCGGCCCGATGCGACCGTTGCGGAGATCCGTGCGGCTGCGACGGCCGTCGGAGCACACGAATTCATCTCCGCACTCCCCGAGGGCTACGACACGGACGTGAACAAGCGCGGTGGGCGAGTTTCAGCCGGCCAGCGGCAACTAATTTCCTTTGCGCGCGCCTTCCTCGCTGATCCGCGCGTGCTGATCCTGGATGAGGCGACGGCGTCGCTGGATTTGCCGAGCGAGCGGCTCGTGCAGGATGCACTGCAGCGGCTGCTCGCGGATCGCACGGCAATCATCATCGCGCACCGACTCTCGACGGTCGCGATCGCCGATCGGGTGCTCGTGATGGAGCACGGCCGAGTGGTAGAGGACGGCAGCCCGGCCACGCTGATCGCGGCTGGCGGGCGCTATGCCGCGCTCAATGCAGGGTGGGAGGCGTCGCAGGCGTAGGCCTCATCGCGGGGGCGCCTGCGCTCCCGTGATCCCGCTCCCGTGATCCCGCTCCCGTGATCCCGTGCGAGAGCATCCTTCGTGCCCGTGCCCGTGCCCGTGCCCGTGCCCGTGCCCGTGCCCGTGCCCATCCCCATCCCCATCCCCATCCCCATCCCCATCCCCATCCCCATCCCCATCCCCATCCCCATGCTCCCTGTGCCCATCCTGCTGTGAGCGCAAGTGGTCGAATACCCCGGTCTATTCAGCCACTTGCGCTCACACGACGGGGCGAGCGGGGCGAGCGGGGGTGCAGGGTGCACGGGGCACGGGGCAGGGGGCAGGGGGCAGGGTGCACGGGGCAGGCTGCAGGGTGCAGGGGTCGGCCGGGTGTGGGGCTTGCGGGTGTGAAGGGCGCGGGGGCGCGCTCCGCGTCGTCGCGCGTTCAGTGCGCGGCGAGGCGGAACGGGGCCGGCGGGAACGCGACGCCGAGCGCGGCGTCAGCAAGCACTCGGCCGATCGCAGGCGCAAACTTGAAGCCGTGGCCGGAGAACCCGGCTGCAACCGTGATCGGACCTACTCGATCGAGCACGAAGCGCCCGGAGGCCGTTGACGTGTAGGTGCAACTGATCTCCGCAGCCGTGTCTGGATCGAGGCCGGGGAACCACTCCGCCACATAGTCGCGGAGCGCGGCGCGCGCGAGGTCCGGAGCACGAAAGCGGCGATCGTCGGGATCGACTTCGTCACCCACAGCGTGGAACCCGACTTTGACTCCTTCACCGGGCGTGAGCATTCCGTAGACCGACCCGGTGCGTGCTCGGGCGCCGTCGCTGTCCTCGTCGCGATCCTGCATGCTGCGCACATGGTTGAACGAGGGCCACCAGGTCTCGGCCCCTGGCTCCCGGAACCGCGGCTGCGGCTGAAAGTGAGCGGGGTGTTCCTCAGTGACGGTGAGCTGTGGCAGAACCACGTGATCTCGCAGCAATTCGCGGCTCCACGCACCAGCGGCGACCACGACCCCGCTGGCCTGGAGCTGGAACGATTCTCCTGCCGCGTTCGCTCCGCTCACCACGGCGCCGCCTTCTGTGAGCGTGATCTCCGCGACGCGGTGCTCGAAGCGAAGGTCTGCGCCGTGCCTGCTGGCCTCTGCGGCAAAGACCTCGAGTGCCGTGGCCGCGTGCACACGCCCAGCGTCACGGTTCACGAGGACCGCACCCTCGAAGCGCATTCCGGGCCAGCGAGCGGCCGCCTCGTCCGGCGTGATGATCTCGGTTGCTGCACCCCGCGCCAGAAGGGCAGCGTGAGCGTTCGTGACGGCCGTTGGATCGCCGTGGGTGACGAGCCCGCAGAGCGTGAGGAGCTGTTCGCCTGAGGCCTCAGCGAGCTCACCCCAGAGGGCGAAGGCCTCGTCGTAGAGATCCAAGT
This window harbors:
- a CDS encoding ABC transporter ATP-binding protein, with product MTVFHASPSSADDHEPVPEPGTAPRLSTARALARLFPFARPALPRLIGGALVGLGAAVASLLIPLVLQWAVDGPITSGNRTQILWATLAVLALGVVEALMVFLRRRFVMTPAAGIEYRVRQAFYERLQQLPVAFHDRWQSGQLLSRMMQDIGTIRRWLAFGLILLLINVLTIVIGSVLLFRWHWALGAVFVACSIPLWILGYRFEQRYGVLSRRSQDQSGDLATAVEESVHGIRVLKAFGRGSHALSQFTRRAETLRKTEMRKASEMGLLWFSHELVPILALGACFITGVWLAVHGLLTVGELFAFFAMAAALQWPMSSLGYLYSLLIDTRTATDRVFDVFDAPVTITDPATPRTITEPRGELAFRGVRFHYPDAAGAPDLLTGVDLVLRPGETMAVVGTTGSGKTTLTTLPTRLFDVTGGAVELDGVDVRELRLEELRRRIGVAFEEPILFSASVRENVLLGRADLDPMSPEADAVLAEALDVAQAGFATELPDGVDTEVGEEGLSLSGGQRQRLALARVVAAAPDVLVLDDPLSALDVDTEALVEAALRRVLANTTALIVAHRPSTVAMADRVAVLWDGRIEAVGTHAELLRENEHYRYLIATIDQTEDRA
- a CDS encoding ABC transporter ATP-binding protein; translated protein: MSPETVRGTRGEDRDQYTREESRAIRRRSLRLLGSILKPLKLLILLTAIVIVVSTAMRAIGPTLIAFGIDEALPRAVDQGDWGPAIGVGLAFLVSGGVGAAFVGWYVVLIAKLTQAVMMELRTRIFRHTQRLSLEFHEGYTSGRIIARQTSDLESIQELLDGSLNELIDAILIGSFTLLMLFLIDWRSGLVLLGMGIPLVILMRWFVVESQKGFRSTRVVSARLIVQFVETMTGIRAVQAFRREKRNRDEFARVSDDYRRANLRVFRLFGVLDPGLILLANVTIAIVLFWGALRVIDGGLAIGVLLATVLYVRNFFGPIEEVAMFLNSYQSATAALEKVSGVLEEDPSVQDPAVPASLPEARGELEFADVSFGYGAGRTVLTDCSLVIPAGQTVALVGTTGAGKSTLAKLVARFYDPTQGSVSLDGVDLRELDPADLRRAIVMVTQEAYLFSGTVAENIALGRPDATVAEIRAAATAVGAHEFISALPEGYDTDVNKRGGRVSAGQRQLISFARAFLADPRVLILDEATASLDLPSERLVQDALQRLLADRTAIIIAHRLSTVAIADRVLVMEHGRVVEDGSPATLIAAGGRYAALNAGWEASQA
- a CDS encoding FAD-dependent oxidoreductase, with amino-acid sequence MSERFDHIVVGGGVMGLAAAWQLALRGRSVVLLERFGRGHTRGASHGATRNMNNAYDEELYLDLYDEAFALWGELAEASGEQLLTLCGLVTHGDPTAVTNAHAALLARGAATEIITPDEAAARWPGMRFEGAVLVNRDAGRVHAATALEVFAAEASRHGADLRFEHRVAEITLTEGGAVVSGANAAGESFQLQASGVVVAAGAWSRELLRDHVVLPQLTVTEEHPAHFQPQPRFREPGAETWWPSFNHVRSMQDRDEDSDGARARTGSVYGMLTPGEGVKVGFHAVGDEVDPDDRRFRAPDLARAALRDYVAEWFPGLDPDTAAEISCTYTSTASGRFVLDRVGPITVAAGFSGHGFKFAPAIGRVLADAALGVAFPPAPFRLAAH